Proteins co-encoded in one Papaver somniferum cultivar HN1 chromosome 5, ASM357369v1, whole genome shotgun sequence genomic window:
- the LOC113281996 gene encoding GDT1-like protein 5, with amino-acid sequence MTSSVIQGFTKSLAMTVLSEIGDKTFFAAAILAMRHPRRLVLAGCLGALIVMTILSALVGWAAPNLIPRVWTHHITTILFFGFGLWTLWEGFSDKGDEDELAEVEAKLDSDMKTTAAKATKGSKGDDDLKKQKRPFLTSLFSPILLKAFSITFFGEWGDKSQLATIGLAADENPYGVVLGGILGQALCTTAAVLGGKSLASNISEKMVAISGGILFLIFGMQSFLSTVEP; translated from the exons ATGACTTCATCGGTAATACAG GGTTTTACTAAATCTCTTGCGATGACAGTTTTATCTGAGATCGGAGATAAGACCTTCTTTGCGGCCGCA ATCTTGGCAATGCGTCATCCAAGGAGACTTGTTTTAGCTGGTTGCTTAGGAGCTTTAATT GTAATGACGATTCTCTCTGCTCTAGTAGGTTGGGCTGCCCCAAATTTG ATTCCTCGTGTATGGACTCACCATATAACCACCATTTTATTCTTTGGTTTTGGGCTTTGGACATTGTGGGAAGGATTTTCAGACAAGGG GGATGAAGATGAGTTGGCTGAAGTAGAGGCAAAACTG gattcggatATGAAGACAACTGCTGCAAAAGCCACAAAAGGATCTAAG GGAGACGATGACTTGAAAAAGCAGAAGAGACCATTCCTCACATCCCTCTTCTCCCCCATCTTGTTGAAG GCATTTTCCATTACATTCTTTGGGGAATGGGGTGATAAGAGCCAG CTTGCTACGATTGGATTGGCTGCGGATGAGAATCCATATGGTGTTGTTCTTGGTGGAATCTT AGGTCAAGCATTGTGTACTACTGCAGCTGTTCTTGGTGGCAAGAGTTTGGCTTCAAACATATCTGAGAAAATG GTTGCAATCTCAGGTGGGATTCTATTTCTTATTTTCGGTATGCAATCCTTTCTTTCAACAGTCGAACCATAG
- the LOC113281995 gene encoding 3-dehydrosphinganine reductase TSC10A-like: MASMYFLFLLLILIIPLLILIILTIILKPRPTKIPIKGRHVFITGGSSGIGYALAHEAASQGARVSILARNVDKLEEARNSIRLSTGIDVSVFSVDVRNFDDVKKAISEADPIDVLICNQGVFIPEEFDKQEVDTIKFMMDVNLMGTFHLIKAVLPSMKSRKDRGPCSIALMSSQAGQVGIYGYAAYAASKFGLRGLAESLQQEVISDNIHISLIFPPDTETPGLAEENKTKPEITSIIAASSGAKKADEVAITALNGIKSGSFIIPCNFDGLMLSLATAGMSPQRSPAMALLEVATTSLLRFVGFFYLWNWYASIEKWNAQKIRT; this comes from the exons ATGGCATCCATGTACTTTCTGTTTCTCCTTTTAATCCTCATAATTCCTCTTTTAATCCTCATAATCCTAACCATAATCTTAAAACCTAGACCTACTAAAATCCCAATCAAAGGTCGTCATGTATTCATTACTGGTGGTTCAAGTGGTATTGGATATGCTTTAGCTCATGAAGCTGCATCGCAAGGAGCTCGTGTATCAATACTTGCTCGTAATGTTGATAAATTAGAAGAAGCTCGTAATTCTATACGATTATCAACTGGTATTGATGTTTCTGTATTCAGTGTTGATGTTCGGAATTTTGATGATGTGAAAAAAGCGATTAGCGAAGCTGATCCAATTGATGTATTGATTTGTAATCAAGGTGTTTTTATTCCTGAAGAATTTGATAAACAAGAAGTAGATACTATTAAGTTTATGATGGATGTTAATTTAATGGGTACATTTCATCTGATTAAAGCTGTGTTGCCGTCTATGAAGAGTAGGAAAGATCGCGGTCCTTGTTCTATTGCTTTGATGTCTTCACAAGCTGGTCAG GTTGGAATCTATGGTTATGCGGCTTACGCGGCTAGTAAATTTGGTCTTCGGGGTTTAGCAGAATCCTTGCAGCAAGAGGTTATTTCTGATAACATCCACATCTCACTTATATTTCCTCCAGACACCGAAACCCCTGGCTTAGCTGAAG AGAACAAGACAAAACCAGAGATTACTAGTATAATTGCCGCCTCTTCTGGCGCGAAGAAAGCTGATGAAGTAGCCATAACAGCTTTAAATGGCATCAAGTCTGGAAGCTTTATCATCCCATGCAATTTTGATGGACTAATGCTGTCTCTCGCAACTGCTGGAATGAGTCCCCAGAGATCACCTGCAATGGCACTTCTGGAGGTGGCCACGACTAGTCTTTTGCGTTTCGTGGGTTTTTTCTATCTATGGAATTGGTATGCAAGTATAGAGAAATGGAATGCACAAAAAATCC GGACCTAA